From one Lolium rigidum isolate FL_2022 chromosome 4, APGP_CSIRO_Lrig_0.1, whole genome shotgun sequence genomic stretch:
- the LOC124707255 gene encoding acyl-coenzyme A oxidase 4, peroxisomal-like → MGSLRGGGGGAEGKSEDGGKVGLPALEVSLAFPQATPASLFPPAVSDYYQFDDLLTDEEKALRKKVRAISEKEIAPIMTEYWEKAEFPFHAIPKLATLGLAGSTTKGYGCPGLSVTASAISIAEVARVDASCSTFILVHSSLAMSTIALCGSEAQKQKYLPSLAQLKTVGCWALTEPDYGSDASALKTSATKVPGGWQLDGQKRWIGNSTFADVLVILARNADTKQLNGFIVKKGAPGLKATKIQNKIGLRMVQNGDILLNKVFVPEEDRLTGINSFQDISKVLAMSRIMVAWQPIGISMGVYDMCHRYLQERKQFGAPLAAFQLNQEKLVRMLGNIQAMVLVGWRLCKLYESGKMTPGHASLGKAWISSKSREVVSLGRELLGGNGILADFLVAKAFCDLEPIFTYEGTYDINVLVTGREITGIASFKPAALAKARL, encoded by the exons ATGGGGAGCTTGCGAG gcggcggcggcggtgcagaGGGGAAGAGCGAGGACGGAGGGAAGGTCGGGCTACCGGCTCTGGAAGTCTCGCTCGCGTTCCCGCAGGCCACGCCGGCGTCCCTGTTCCCTCCTGCCG TGTCGGACTACTACCAGTTTGATGATTTACTCACCGATGAAGAGAAGGCGCTTAGGAAGAAAGTCCGCGCTATTTCAGAGAAAGAAATCGCACCCATTATGACCGAA TACTGGGAGAAGGCAGAATTCCCATTTCATGCCATTCCCAAACTTGCAACTCTTGGACTAGCCGGAAGTACAACTAAG GGATATGGATGCCCAGGACTCTCAGTTACAGCTAGTGCTATTTCTATAGCAGAAGTAGCACGAGTTGATGCAAGTTGCTCCACATTTATTCTAGTGCACTCCTCTTTGGCAATGTCCACAATTG CCCTTTGTGGATCAGAGGCTCAAAAGCAGAAGTACTTGCCATCGTTAGCTCAACTTAAAACTGTTGGTTGCTGG GCTTTAACAGAGCCAGATTACGGTAGTGATGCTAGCGCCTTGAAAACTTCAGCAACCAAG GTACCTGGCGGTTGGCAATTAGATGGCCAAAAACGCTGGATAGGTAACAGCACGTTTGCAGATGTGCTTGTAATTTTAGCTAGGAATGCAGACACAAAGCAACTAAATGG ATTCATTGTGAAGAAGGGAGCTCCTGGTTTGAAGGccacaaaaattcaaaacaaaattggACTCAGAATGGTTCAGAATGGCGATATTCTTCTGAATAAAGTATTTGTCCCAGAAGAAGACAGATTAACAGGCATCAATTCATTTCAGGATATAAGCAAG GTCCTCGCAATGTCACGTATTATGGTGGCATGGCAGCCAATTGGCATATCGATGGGCGTCTACGACATGTGCCATCG GTATTTGCAAGAAAGGAAGCAGTTTGGCGCTCCACTGGCAGCCTTTCAGCTCAATCAAGAAAAGCTTGTTCGGATGCTCGGTAACATCCAAGCAATGGTTCTTGTCGGCTGGCGCCTGTGCAAGCTCTATGAGTCTGGCAAAATGACACCAGGCCATGCTAGTCTAGGCAAG GCATGGATATCCAGCAAGTCAAGGGAGGTAGTTTCTCTAGGTCGGGAGCTATTGGGTGGCAATGGTATCTTGGCTGATTTTCTGGTAGCAAAG GCATTCTGTGATCTGGAACCAATTTTCACGTACGAGGGTACCTACGACATCAACGTCCTGGTGACTGGACGAGAAATCACCGGGATCGCGAGCTTCAAGCCCGCTGCGCTAGCGAAAGCTCGGCTGTAA
- the LOC124707254 gene encoding phosphatidylinositol 4-phosphate 5-kinase 9-like, producing MTSPVANDLQGRIDLSQPQENHSNAASRTNSAGPRVGEITLPNGDIYYGTLSREMQIPEGTGRYIWSGSSCVYEGEWRRGMRHGQGKTLWPSGATYEGEYSAGYMDGEGTYVSPDGASSYKGQWKLNRKHGLGLQTYPSGDMYQGSWIQGQMEGHGRYTWANGNSYVGTMRNGLMSGKGVLTWNTGESFQGNWLDGMMHGYGLYTWEDSGYYLGTWTRGFKDGSGTFYPKHCRVPTAHMLYIDDLRKRGVLPDISAILQQSSSFNTKADADQESADASLPSRNLSFGRPPSKKPSLQRRWSIGVAIEKIIGRESGAGSETQEDMAGSEFPILERVYAQGVLISEVVLNKSSSDSSKKLKRRQSKMTKDIKRPGEAIIKGHRSYDLMLCLQLGIRYTVGKITPIQRREVRASDYGPNASFWMNFPKKGSRLTPAHRAVDFKWKDYCPMVFRNLREMFKIDTADYMMSICGSDALRELSSPGKSGSIFLLSQDDRFMIKTLRKSEVQVLLRMLPDYYRHVHTHENTLVTKFFGLHRVKPSSGQKFRFVVMGNMFYTALRIHRRFDLKGSSLGRSTDKIKIDENTTLKDLDLNYSFYLEPSWRDALLKQIETDSEFLKKQGIMDYSLLLGFHYRARQNLQRRASFHEGILADKLAVLSEEDAVEEDSTYNYQEGLVLVQRGNDQKSKVDVGPHIRGSRLRSSSACFEEVDLLLPGTARLQIQLGVNMPARAEKEEKQEDGDKSFRRVYDVVLYIGIIDILQEYSMRKKIEHAYKSIKYNPLSISVVEPRFYSERFLKFIHTVFPQNSSN from the exons ATGACATCTCCCGTGGCCAACGACCTTCAAGGAAGAATTGACCTCTCTCAGCCTCAAGAAAACCATTCAAATGCTGCATCCAGAACAAATTCTGCTGGGCCTAGAGTTGGAGAGATCACTCTACCCAATGGCGACATCTATTACGGCACACTATCCAGGGAAATGCAAATACCCGAGGGCACAGGGCGGTACATCTGGTCCGGGAGCAGCTGCGTGTACGAGGGCGAGTGGAGGAGAGGAATGAGGCATGGCCAAGGAAAAACTCTATGGCCATCGGGAGCAACCTACGAAGGTGAATACTCTGCCGGATACATGGACGGTGAAGGAACGTATGTCAGCCCCGATGGCGCCTCTTCTTATAAGGGACAGTGGAAGCTGAACCGCAAGCACGGCCTCGGTCTTCAGACGTACCCCAGCGGAGACATGTACCAAGGTTCCTGGATTCAGGGGCAGATGGAAGGCCATGGCAGGTATACATGGGCTAATGGCAACAGTTACGTTGGCACCATGAGAAATGGGCtcatgtctggcaagggggtcctTACATGGAACACCGGGGAGTCGTTCCAGGGGAACTGGCTTGACGGCATGATGCACGGGTACGGGCTGTATACGTGGGAGGACAGTGGATACTATCTTGGAACCTGGACCAGGGGATTCAAGGATGGAAGTGGCACATTCTATCCTAAACATTGCAGAGTTCCCACGGCTCACATGCTCTACATTGATGATTTGAGGAAGAGAGGTGTGCTTCCTGACATCTCAGCTATCCTTCAGCAATCCTCTTCCTTCAACACTAAGGCCGACGCGGATCAAGAGTCTGCGGATGCTAGTTTGCCCAGTAGAAACTTGAGTTTCGGGAGACCGCCTTCGAAGAAGCCGTCTTTACAGAGACGCTGGAGTATCGGAGTGGCTATCGAAAAAATCATCGGCCGTGAATCTGGTGCAGGTTCTGAAACACAAGAAGATATGGCTGGTTCTGAGTTCCCTATACTCGAAAGGGTGTATGCGCAGGGCGTTCTTATCAGCGAAGTTGTGCTGAATAAGAGCTCCTCGGATTCATCCAAGAAATTGAAACGTCGCCAAAGCAAGATGACGAAGGATATCAAAAGGCCTGGAGAGGCAATCATTAAAGGACACAGGAGCTATGATCTAATGCTTTGTCTGCAGCTTGGAATCAG GTACACGGTTGGAAAGATTACGCCGATTCAGAGGCGTGAAGTGCGAGCTTCTGATTATGGCCCCAATGCAAGTTTCTGGATGAACTTCCCCAAAAAAGGATCACGACTAACTCCTGCACATCGTGCTGTTGATTTTAAGTGGAAGGACTATTGTCCAATGGTTTTCAG AAATTTGAGGGAGATGTTCAAGATTGATACAGCCGATTATATGATGTCAATTTGTGGAAGTGATGCTCTTAGGGAGTTATCTTCACCTGGGAAAAGTGGAAGTATCTTTCTCTTATCACAAGATGACCGGTTTATGATCAAGACCCTTCGAAAATCAGAAGTGCAG GTTCTTTTGCGTATGCTTCCAGACTATTATCGGCATGTCCATACTCATGAGAACACACTCGTAACCAAATTTTTTGGCCTCCATAGGGTGAAACCTTCAAGTGGTCAAAAG TTTCGATTTGTAGTGATGGGAAACATGTTCTACACAGCACTTAGAATTCATCGAAGATTTGATTTGAAAGGTTCATCTTTGGGTCGTTCTACCGACAAAATTAAAATTGATGAGAACACGACTCTGAAAGACTTGGATCTGAACTACTCATTTTATCTTGAGCCTTCATGGCGGGATGCTTTGCTTAA ACAGATTGAGACCGACAGCGAATTTCTAAAGAAGCAGGGTATAATGGATTACAGTTTACTTCTTGGTTTCCATTACCGGGCTCGTCAAAACCTACAAAGACGAGCATCATTTCATGAAGGCATTTTGGCGGATAAACTAGCTGTTCTTTCAGAAGAAG ATGCAGTGGAGGAGGATTCCACTTATAACTACCAAGAAGGACTGGTTTTGGTACAGAGGGGTAACGACCAAAAGAGTAAAGTCGACGTTGGCCCTCACATAAGGGGAAGCCGCCTGCGTTCGTCGTCTGCTTGTTTTGAGGAAGTAGATCTCTTGCTTCCAGGCACAGCAAG GCTTCAGATTCAGCTAGGGGTGAATATGCCCGCGAgagcggaaaaagaagaaaagcaagaagatggCGACAAATCGTTCCGTCGGGTGTATGATGTGGTGCTGTACATAGGGATCATTGATATTCTGCAGGAGTACAGCATGAGGAAGAAGATTGAACATGCATACAAGTCCATCAAGTATAACCCCTTGTCAATATCTGTTGTCGAACCTCGATTCTACTCGGAGCGCTTCCTCAAATTCATTCACACCGTCTTCCCTCAGAACTCGTCCAACTGA